GGCCTCGTGCTGGGGGTGGACATACGCCTGCAACGCCGTGACGCCTGCACCCCGGAGCCATTCCGCGACGGCGCGCGCCGATTCTTGGGCGTAGCCATTCTGTTGGTGACGCACGCCGACGACCCAGGCGAGGTCAGCCCGGGCCGCGCAGCCGCCCCAGCCTTCGACCGTGGCCTGCACCGTACCGACGAGTTCACCGGACATCCTGTCCCTGAGCATCCAGTTCAACCAGAGCTGCGTGCCGTCAGGGCTCCGGCCGCCTTCGAACCGCGTGTACCGCTCGACGAGCTCGGCGCGGGTCGACGGGACTCCTCCCGTGAACGCGTGCAGATCGAGGCTGTCGAACGTGACGGCGGCCTCGCCGGCATGGGCGACGGAGACGACCTCCAGCTCGAGCCGGGAAGTGCTCAGTGGCGCAGTGGTCAGGATAGTCATGGCGTAACGCTAGCGCCGCCGTTGACGTGCGCTTCGAGGAATGCACGGCAGTCGTCCGCCGAATATCGGGCTCGATCAGCGATTGGCCGGCGACAGTCCGGCCGGTTGCCTCACCGGTTCCTGTGCGTGCCGATCGTGCCGCACAAGGCTGGCAAATATAGGAGACAGCCCGAGCAGCTGTGGGTCATGACGTCGTTGATACGCCTCAGTGTTATCCGGCGGCGACTGGCCATTCTCGTTGAATGTTAAATAACCTGAGGCTGGTCACCTTCAAGCAGAATTGACTGTGCAGGATTGTTGACCTGGTCCTGCGTCATCAGTACAGTTCGAGTGTGCGAATGGTGTTTGGTGTCGACTCAGCCGAAAGCGAGAACCAGGCGGCCACTCGTGTTGCACAAGCGGCGGAGCGGGCGTGATACACCTGAAAAAGGAGTGGGACATGAAGCGTTGGGGAACTATCATGATGAGCGTGGGTGGTGGGATCTTTATCGGGAGTGCTCTACTTCTCGGTAATTCCACCCTGAATGCCGTCGGGGCGGTGCTTATTCTTTTCCCGCCGGTGCTGTTCGTCATCCGGTATGTCGAAGAGAAGATCACTTTTCACAGGCCCGCGCGCTGACCGCTGCCGGGGTCGAAAGGTAGGTCAAGCGCCTGTCGAGGTCCTACGACAGGCGGCAGGCGCTAGGGCCTCGGCACTTGTTTCAGTCTATGAACTGTTCGCGATGTTGAAAGAAGGAGTGGTTTTCAGTGACTAGTCCTGGTTGGGGTGCAGCTATTGCGTGTGCCGCGCTGCTTGTACTGTTGGATACCGTGTTTCTGATGATTGTCATTCAGGCATCGCGTGGTGAGCGGAGCTACCTCGCGGGAATTCGGCTACCGGCACTCATGAAGAGCGATGGCGCCTGGCGCTCAGGCCATACTGCTGCAAGAAAGGCGCTCGTTCCGTTCGCTTGGGCGGGAATTGGGATCGCGGTAGTATCGATTCCATTTCAGGTGATTCCGGTAGTATACGTATGCCTGCTCGGCCTTTGGTTGGTGTTGACAATTCTGTCGCTTGCAGTGGTTTCGGTGGTGGCTGTCCGGGCGGCAAAAGCTGGCTATGAGGTGTTCTCACCAGAGTCTTGATCGGTTGCCTCGTTGAAGGTGGAGTAGGACGAGGGCTGTGGCGGTGTTTTCGGTGAGGTGGGATGGGTCGAGGGTGATCAGGCGTAGGGCTCGCCAGGTGTTTTTGATCAGGGCATTGGCGCGTTCGGCGACGGAGCGTAGCGAGGTCAGGATGCTGTCGCGGGCGACGTTGTCGAGGTCAGCGTTGTTCGTCAGGCGCAGCGGGTGTCAGATCCCGATCCCGGCGCTTTGGTAGCCCTTGTCGGTGAGCGTCACGACGCCCGCTGCGGCGGCCGGCTACAGCGCGGGCAGGGCGAAGGTGCGGGCGGCAGTGATGTCGTGGGTGGAGCCGGGGCTGGCGGGTGAGACCCAGACGGGGTAGCAGGTCGGATCGGTGAGGACCTGGATGTTCCCGCCGCGGGGGTGGTGCTTGCCGGAGTACCAGGACTCGGCGCCGGTGGGGGTCCGTGCAGCGCCGTGGTCGGGATCAAGGTGCCGTCCAGGCATACGGACGGCCAGTCTTCTTCAGCCGCCATTGCCAGAACTTCGTGCAGGTCCGGCGCATGGGCGGCGATCACGCTGATCCCCTCGTGCAGGTACCGGTAGGCAGCCGCGACCGAGATGTCAGCATCACGAGCCAGGGCCGAGACCCGCGCGCCGTCCTTGAACCACCGCAGCACCAAGACCACCTGCCTCCGAGCGGTGCCAGCTCGTTGCCAGCGGCGCCGGTCGATACCGCGGCGATGATCGGTGAGCCATCGAGTGACCACCTCCAGAGTGTGAGCAGGTACGTCGAGGCTGGCACGATAGGTGATCAAGCGGGGACCCAGGGGTCGCGGATGGGTGTTTGGCGACTTTCATCCTGGCGGCTGAGACCCCGCCCACCACACCCACCCCCCCAACCCGCAGGTCAGCGCACCGTCGCGCCCCTCACCTCAACTGCCCTGGTGAGAAAACCTCATTAATCTTTCAAATCTACTATCGATACTGGTCGGAGTCTGGATCACTGGCGCATTTGCTGCGACACCTTTGGTCCGGTGCGAAGATCGTGTCTCCTCGCCATGTGGGTGAGTGCCTGCGGCGACTCGAGCGGCTATGCAGCCCTGACCCTGGACGATGAGGTGGCCGCTCGGATCGGTCGGCAGTCGCCGTGGTGGACAGGCGACGCACGACCGCACTGACGCGGTCTCCGCTCATTTCCCTCGTGCGACCAGCACGTGAGGGTCGGACGGGGCTGACTAGCCCGGTACGTGTCGATCGCGTGGCTCCCGCGCGCCGCGTTCCACCCCCTGAGACCCCTTGGTGTCAAGGCGTGGAAGCAATGGTGGCGTTGAGGAGCTCTTCGAATTTCTCTCGCGGGGTGTAGAAGCCCAGGGCTGCTCGGGGTCTGTCGTTGAGCTCTTCGGCGATGGCGTCGAGGTAGGGCTGGTGGTCGGTGATGACGGTGCCCTTGGGCAAGTACTCGCGAATGAGCCCGTTGGTGTTCTCGTTCGTGCCGCGCTCCCAGGGGGACCGGGGGTGGGCGAAGTAGACGGGCATCGTCGTGGCCAGTGTGAGGGCGCCGTGGCGGGCCATCTGTGAGCCCTGGTCCCACGTCAACGACTTGCGCATCATGGCCGGCAGGGAGTTCGCGTGCTCGATGAGCAGGTCCGCCAACGGGGCCGATGTTTTGCCCTGGGGCAAGCCCAGGATCACCACGAACCGGGTGGTGCGCTCGACCAGCGTTGCGACCGCGGAGCGGCCGAACGCCCCCACGACGAGGTCACCTTCCCAGTGC
This sequence is a window from Sanguibacter antarcticus. Protein-coding genes within it:
- a CDS encoding GNAT family N-acetyltransferase, giving the protein MTILTTAPLSTSRLELEVVSVAHAGEAAVTFDSLDLHAFTGGVPSTRAELVERYTRFEGGRSPDGTQLWLNWMLRDRMSGELVGTVQATVEGWGGCAARADLAWVVGVRHQQNGYAQESARAVAEWLRGAGVTALQAYVHPQHEASAAVARSLSMKLTTKVLDGELLWTDRADGADTAQ
- a CDS encoding SdpI family protein, translated to MIVIQASRGERSYLAGIRLPALMKSDGAWRSGHTAARKALVPFAWAGIGIAVVSIPFQVIPVVYVCLLGLWLVLTILSLAVVSVVAVRAAKAGYEVFSPES